Proteins encoded by one window of Xenopus tropicalis strain Nigerian chromosome 6, UCB_Xtro_10.0, whole genome shotgun sequence:
- the LOC116406443 gene encoding gastrula zinc finger protein XlCGF8.2DB-like: protein MSIPNSQMELPSVAQHECPECGKRFLEKTKLTIHYRCHTGEKLFMCTECGKSFRKKQHLTEHQFIHTGEKPFICTECGKGFRQKQVLTEHQLIHTGEKPFMCMECGRSFRVKRILIQHQRLHTGEKPYACTECDKQFNVRSNLLSHQKIHTGVKPFVCMECGKSFSDKSTFQSHQRIHTGEKPFSCTECGKCFTKKTNLNAHYKVHTGEKPFSCTECGKCFTTKRQLSGHYKVHTGEKPFACADCGRCFVLQGSLTKHQRIHLQDQLLCVGNSGNLILQSPTSNTIIPTGEKPFTCTEWGFPNRRFHLLPQNIHTGEEIQSLISPPYSPIPTLPIGHWSCQSYL from the coding sequence ATGAGCATTCCCAACTCCCAGATGGAACTTCCCTCAGTGGCACAACATGAAtgcccagaatgtgggaaaagattcTTGGAAAAAACCAAACTTACTATTCATTACAGAtgtcacaccggggagaaactattcatgtgcacggaatgtgggaaaagtttcaggaAAAAACAACACCTTACAGAACACCAATttattcacacgggggagaaaccattcatatgcacagagtgtgggaaagGTTTCAGGCAAAAGCAAGTCCTTACAGAACACCAattaattcacacaggggagaaaccattcatgtgcatgGAATGTGGGAGAAGTTTTAGAGTAAAAAGAATACTAATACAACACCAGAGacttcacacaggggagaaaccctatgcATGTACAGAATGTGATAAACAATTCAATGTAAGGAGTAACCTTCTCAGCCACCAGAAGATTCATACAGGGGTAAAACCATTTGTGTgcatggaatgtgggaaaagcttctccgaCAAGAGCACCTTTCAGAGCCACCAGAgaattcacacgggggagaaaccattttcttgcacagaatgtgggaaatgtttcaccaAAAAGACCAATCTTAACGCCCATTACaaggttcacacaggggagaaaccattttcttgcacagaatgtgggaaatgtttcaccaCAAAGAGACAGCTTAGCGGTCATTACaaggttcacacaggggagaaaccctttgctTGTGCAGATTGTGGGAGATGTTTCGTTTTACAGGGAAGCCTTACCAAACACCAGAGAATTCATTTGCAAGATCAACTTTTATGTGTAGGGAATTCTGGAAACCTTATTCTACAAAGTCCAACCAGCAACACCATCATCcccacaggggagaaaccattcacttgcacagaaTGGGGTTTCCCCAATAGAAGGTTTCATCTCCTCCCCCAGAACATTCATACAGGAGAAGAGATACAGTCACTGATTTCTCCTCCATATTCTCCCATTCCAACATTGCCTATTGGCCATTGGAGCTGCCAATCATATCTGTAG
- the znf3 gene encoding zinc finger protein 3 isoform X1, with translation MSIPNSQMELPSVAQHECPECGKRFLEKTKLTIHYRCHTGEKLFMCTECGKSFRKKQHLTEHQFIHTGEKPFICTECGKCFRQKQVLTEHQLIHTGEKPFMCMECGRSFRVKRILIEHQRLHTGEKPYACTECDKQFNTRSNLLSHQRVHTGVKPFVCMECGKSFSDKSTFQSHQRIHTGEKPFSCTECGKCFTQKTNLNAHYKIHTGEKPFSCTECGKCFTTNRQLSGHYKVHTGEKPFACADCGRCFVLQGSLTKHQRIHLQDQLLCVGNSGNLILQSPTSNTIIPTGEKPFTCTEWGFPNRRFHHLPQNIHTGEEIQSLISPPYSPIPTLPIGHWSCQSYL, from the coding sequence ATGAGCATTCCCAACTCCCAGATGGAACTTCCCTCAGTGGCACAACATGAAtgcccagaatgtgggaaaagattcTTGGAAAAAACCAAACTTACTATTCATTACAGAtgtcacaccggggagaaactattcatgtgcacggaatgtgggaaaagtttcaggaAAAAACAACACCTTACAGAACACCAATttattcacacgggggagaaaccattcatatgcacagaatgtgggaaatgtttcaggCAAAAGCAAGTCCTTACAGAACACCAattaattcacacaggggagaaaccattcatgtgcatgGAATGTGGGAGAAGTTTTAGAGTAAAAAGAATACTAATAGAACACCAGAGacttcacacaggggagaaaccgtaTGCATGTACAGAATGTGATAAACAATTCAATACAAGGAGTAACCTTCTCAGCCACCAGAGGGTTCATACAGGGGTAAAACCATTTGTGTgcatggaatgtgggaaaagcttctccgaCAAGAGCACCTTTCAGAGCCACCAGAgaattcacacgggggagaaaccattttcttgcacagaatgtgggaaatgtttcacccAAAAGACCAATCTTAACGCCCATTACaagattcacacaggggagaaaccattttcttgcacagaatgtgggaaatgtttcaccaCAAATAGACAGCTTAGCGGTCATTACaaggttcacacaggggagaaaccctttgctTGTGCAGATTGTGGGAGATGTTTCGTTTTACAGGGAAGCCTTACCAAACACCAGAGAATTCATTTGCAAGATCAACTTTTATGTGTAGGGAATTCTGGAAACCTTATTCTACAAAGTCCAACCAGCAACACCATCATCcccacaggggagaaaccattcacttgcacagaaTGGGGTTTCCCCAATAGAAGGTTTCATCACCTCCCCCAGAATATTCATACAGGGGAAGAGATACAGTCACTGATTTCTCCTCCATATTCTCCCATTCCAACATTGCCTATTGGCCATTGGAGCTGCCAATCATATCTGTAG
- the znf3 gene encoding zinc finger protein 3 (The RefSeq protein has 1 substitution compared to this genomic sequence) — MSIPNSQMELPSVAQHECPECGKRFLEKTKLTIHYRFHTGEKLFMCTECGKSFRKKQHLTEHQFIHTGEKPFICTECGKCFRQKQVLTEHQLIHTGEKPFMCMECGRSFRVKRILIEHQRLHTGEKPYACTECDKQFNTRSNLLSHQRVHTGVKPFVCMECGKSFSDKSTFQSHQRIHTGEKPFSCTECGKCFTQKTNLNAHYKIHTGEKPFSCTECGKCFTTNRQLSGHYKVHTGEKPFACADCGRCFVLQGSLTKHQRIHLQDQLLCVGNSGNLILQSPTSNTIIPTGEKPFTCTEWGFPNRRFHHLPQNIHTGEEIQSLISPPYSPIPTLPIGHWSCQSYL; from the coding sequence ATGAGCATTCCCAACTCCCAGATGGAACTTCCCTCAGTGGCACAACATGAAtgcccagaatgtgggaaaagattcTTGGAAAAAACCAAACTTACTATTCATTACAGAtgtcacaccggggagaaactattcatgtgcacggaatgtgggaaaagtttcaggaAAAAACAACACCTTACAGAACACCAATttattcacacgggggagaaaccattcatatgcacagaatgtgggaaatgtttcaggCAAAAGCAAGTCCTTACAGAACACCAattaattcacacaggggagaaaccattcatgtgcatgGAATGTGGGAGAAGTTTTAGAGTAAAAAGAATACTAATAGAACACCAGAGacttcacacaggggagaaaccgtaTGCATGTACAGAATGTGATAAACAATTCAATACAAGGAGTAACCTTCTCAGCCACCAGAGGGTTCATACAGGGGTAAAACCATTTGTGTgcatggaatgtgggaaaagcttctccgaCAAGAGCACCTTTCAGAGCCACCAGAgaattcacacgggggagaaaccattttcttgcacagaatgtgggaaatgtttcacccAAAAGACCAATCTTAACGCCCATTACaagattcacacaggggagaaaccattttcttgcacagaatgtgggaaatgtttcaccaCAAATAGACAGCTTAGCGGTCATTACaaggttcacacaggggagaaaccctttgctTGTGCAGATTGTGGGAGATGTTTCGTTTTACAGGGAAGCCTTACCAAACACCAGAGAATTCATTTGCAAGATCAACTTTTATGTGTAGGGAATTCTGGAAACCTTATTCTACAAAGTCCAACCAGCAACACCATCATCcccacaggggagaaaccattcacttgcacagaaTGGGGTTTCCCCAATAGAAGGTTTCATCACCTCCCCCAGAATATTCATACAGGGGAAGAGATACAGTCACTGATTTCTCCTCCATATTCTCCCATTCCAACATTGCCTATTGGCCATTGGAGCTGCCAATCATATCTGTAG